From one Paeniglutamicibacter psychrophenolicus genomic stretch:
- the ccsB gene encoding c-type cytochrome biogenesis protein CcsB — protein MPTINVALGQYSDLFMLLAAIVYASAFVAFAWDLAKSSKLIQEIDAATLASEKKVLVAAGAVGTPPPSGAENELVNDSMTYTATSAKRMAAKVAVSLTWLGVLLQGFAVVARGIAAGRVPWGNMYEFLSTGSFLVALVFSLVLLKKDLRFMGTFVIGLVTVMLCGATMGFPTPVAHLVPALQSYWLIIHVSIAVLASSLFTITFAMNVLQLVQHARMDSLAAGKPDKLQFMRLVPGAAPLENFAYRINAVAFVMWTFTVMAGAIWAEAAWGRYWGWDTKEVWSFVIWVVYAGYLHARATGGWTGARSAWLSIIGYLCIVFNFTVVNIYFNGLHSYAGL, from the coding sequence ATGCCCACGATCAACGTGGCCTTGGGTCAGTACAGCGACCTGTTCATGTTGCTTGCCGCAATTGTCTACGCATCGGCCTTCGTGGCGTTCGCGTGGGATCTTGCGAAGTCAAGCAAGCTAATCCAGGAAATCGACGCCGCGACGCTTGCTTCGGAAAAGAAGGTCCTCGTCGCGGCCGGCGCCGTGGGAACACCACCGCCAAGTGGCGCGGAAAATGAGCTGGTCAATGACTCCATGACCTACACGGCCACCTCAGCCAAGCGCATGGCGGCCAAGGTTGCGGTCTCCCTGACCTGGCTTGGTGTGCTGTTGCAGGGCTTTGCCGTGGTCGCCCGCGGCATTGCTGCCGGCCGGGTGCCGTGGGGCAACATGTATGAGTTCCTGTCCACCGGTTCCTTCCTGGTGGCCCTCGTGTTCTCGCTCGTGTTGCTGAAGAAGGACCTGCGCTTCATGGGCACCTTCGTTATCGGCCTTGTCACCGTGATGCTGTGTGGCGCCACCATGGGCTTTCCCACACCGGTCGCACACCTGGTGCCCGCCCTGCAGAGCTACTGGCTGATCATTCATGTGTCCATTGCCGTGCTGGCCTCGTCGTTGTTCACCATCACCTTCGCGATGAACGTGCTCCAGCTGGTCCAGCACGCGCGGATGGATTCGCTGGCCGCGGGCAAGCCGGACAAGTTGCAGTTCATGCGGCTGGTCCCCGGTGCCGCTCCCTTGGAAAACTTCGCCTACCGCATCAATGCGGTGGCGTTCGTGATGTGGACCTTCACCGTGATGGCCGGCGCCATCTGGGCCGAAGCCGCCTGGGGCCGTTACTGGGGCTGGGACACCAAGGAAGTGTGGAGCTTCGTGATCTGGGTTGTCTACGCCGGCTACCTGCACGCCCGTGCAACCGGCGGCTGGACAGGTGCCCGCTCGGCATGGCTGAGCATCATCGGCTACCTGTGCATCGTCTTCAACTTCACCGTTGTGAATATCTACTTCAACGGACTACACTCCTACGCGGGCCTGTAA
- a CDS encoding RtcB family protein, giving the protein METINSRLKNWASILDEKTREQAITASKMAFIFPHLALMPDAHLGKGATVGSVIPTLGAIIPAAVGVDIGCGMIAVKTQYTARQLPKDRKPLREDIERAIPLSAGKYNRKVVATAVPRITELKDLADRAGFDPASYAGNWELQLGSLGSGNHFIEVSLDEDDNVWLFLHSGSRGVGNRIATKHIKVAQQVAKKYWIELPDPDLAYLVEGTEEFDAYIRELRWAQHFALLNREEMMDRVIRQFSEWVGGEVREIERINCHHNFTEKETHFGKSVWLSRKGAIRAREGDPGLIPGSMGTASYVVVGKGNIVALDSSPHGAGREYSRSAARKTFSVEQLREAMKGIEYRDTDAFIDEIPGAYKPIDQVMEDASDLVDVRHKLRQIINVKGD; this is encoded by the coding sequence GTGGAGACCATCAACAGCCGGCTCAAGAACTGGGCATCCATCCTGGATGAGAAAACCCGGGAGCAGGCCATCACCGCCTCGAAGATGGCGTTCATCTTCCCCCACTTGGCATTGATGCCCGATGCCCACCTTGGCAAGGGAGCAACCGTCGGGTCCGTCATCCCCACCCTGGGAGCCATCATTCCCGCAGCGGTCGGGGTGGATATCGGTTGCGGCATGATCGCCGTGAAGACCCAGTACACCGCACGCCAGCTGCCCAAGGACCGCAAGCCGCTGCGTGAGGACATCGAACGCGCCATTCCACTCTCGGCGGGCAAGTACAACCGCAAGGTCGTAGCCACCGCGGTGCCACGCATCACCGAGCTCAAGGACCTTGCGGATCGGGCAGGCTTCGACCCGGCAAGCTACGCGGGAAACTGGGAACTGCAGCTGGGGTCGCTCGGCTCGGGAAACCACTTCATTGAGGTCTCCCTGGACGAGGACGACAACGTGTGGCTGTTCCTGCACTCAGGCTCCCGCGGGGTGGGGAACCGGATCGCCACCAAGCACATCAAGGTTGCCCAGCAGGTCGCCAAGAAGTACTGGATCGAGCTTCCCGACCCTGACCTTGCTTACCTGGTGGAGGGGACCGAGGAATTCGATGCCTACATCCGGGAACTGCGGTGGGCGCAGCATTTCGCCCTGCTCAACCGCGAGGAAATGATGGACCGGGTCATCCGCCAGTTCAGTGAATGGGTTGGGGGAGAGGTGCGGGAAATCGAGCGGATCAACTGCCACCACAACTTCACCGAGAAGGAAACGCACTTCGGCAAGTCGGTGTGGCTCTCGCGCAAGGGGGCCATCCGGGCCCGCGAGGGGGATCCGGGGCTGATCCCCGGGTCCATGGGCACTGCATCCTACGTGGTCGTCGGTAAGGGCAATATCGTGGCGCTGGATTCCTCGCCACACGGTGCCGGACGGGAATACTCGCGTTCGGCAGCCCGCAAGACCTTCAGCGTCGAGCAGCTGCGTGAAGCGATGAAGGGGATCGAGTACCGCGACACCGACGCGTTCATCGATGAGATACCCGGTGCCTACAAGCCGATTGACCAGGTCATGGAGGACGCCTCCGACCTGGTGGACGTGAGGCACAAGCTGCGCCAGATCATCAACGTCAAGGGCGATTAA
- a CDS encoding PLD nuclease N-terminal domain-containing protein, with the protein MVRNFIFMALVALAVTIYALIECVRTRPSDVRSLPKAGWIAAIVLLPLIGAGLWFWLGRPSSSTYAQPTQANRPATGAPDDDPEFLRNLETQRRNKAREDELRRKEAELEARERKLREEGKPRDEGGNPTEETPRHTP; encoded by the coding sequence ATGGTCAGGAACTTTATTTTTATGGCGTTGGTTGCACTCGCAGTAACCATCTATGCCTTGATCGAATGCGTGCGTACGCGTCCGAGTGATGTGCGTTCGCTGCCCAAGGCAGGTTGGATAGCGGCAATCGTCCTGCTTCCGCTGATCGGAGCGGGACTGTGGTTCTGGTTGGGCCGCCCGTCCTCCAGCACCTACGCGCAGCCCACCCAGGCCAACAGGCCTGCCACCGGCGCACCGGACGACGACCCGGAATTCCTCCGCAACCTGGAAACGCAGCGCCGCAACAAGGCCCGCGAGGACGAACTGCGCCGCAAGGAAGCCGAACTCGAAGCCCGCGAACGCAAGCTTCGCGAAGAGGGCAAGCCCCGCGACGAAGGCGGCAACCCCACCGAGGAAACCCCGCGACACACGCCGTAG
- a CDS encoding DUF4229 domain-containing protein, with amino-acid sequence MQFFKYTVIRLALFFVVFLPLVFLLQWPLYTAGLIALVIAFALSYLFLNKMRLAANAEVQKMFNAKGPKKTKHDLEDEEAEDRFLDNGQ; translated from the coding sequence GTGCAGTTCTTCAAGTACACCGTGATCCGGTTAGCCCTTTTCTTCGTAGTTTTCCTTCCACTGGTCTTCCTTTTGCAGTGGCCGTTGTACACGGCCGGCCTCATCGCACTGGTGATCGCCTTTGCGCTGAGCTACCTGTTCCTGAACAAGATGCGACTGGCGGCAAACGCCGAGGTGCAGAAAATGTTCAACGCAAAGGGGCCCAAGAAGACCAAGCACGACTTGGAAGACGAGGAAGCCGAAGACCGCTTCCTCGACAACGGACAGTAA
- a CDS encoding GntR family transcriptional regulator → MTQRVSALSIIDAIVEDLRRRIHAGDLAQGTALTEAELAGTYDVARPTAKAAIERLVADSLLERGVHKTARVKTLGAESVRDIYFARAFLESEVVRRLAKTAAVPQAALSANAEIEARLSQPATAIIDPDMEFHTALVDAMGNQRTSAMYRSLLGEVRLCMTRVQSLELLDSAQIAREHATILERIAAGDPEGAAGALDGHLAHARELLAAELEGNAGQRS, encoded by the coding sequence ATGACCCAACGCGTCTCCGCGCTTTCCATCATTGATGCCATCGTCGAGGATCTGCGCCGACGAATCCATGCGGGCGACCTCGCACAGGGAACCGCACTGACCGAGGCGGAGCTGGCGGGGACATATGACGTCGCCCGGCCAACGGCCAAGGCTGCCATCGAGCGACTGGTCGCGGATTCCCTGCTGGAGCGCGGAGTCCACAAGACGGCACGTGTGAAGACGTTGGGGGCCGAATCGGTCCGGGACATCTATTTCGCGCGGGCGTTCCTGGAATCCGAGGTGGTCCGGCGCCTGGCCAAGACCGCCGCCGTCCCGCAAGCCGCGCTCAGCGCGAATGCCGAGATTGAGGCCCGTCTTTCACAGCCGGCAACGGCAATCATCGACCCCGACATGGAATTCCACACCGCCTTGGTTGACGCGATGGGCAACCAGCGGACCAGCGCAATGTACCGCTCGCTCCTGGGCGAAGTCCGGCTCTGCATGACTCGTGTGCAATCACTGGAATTGCTCGATTCCGCCCAGATCGCCAGGGAGCACGCCACCATCCTGGAACGGATTGCCGCCGGGGACCCGGAAGGTGCGGCCGGCGCACTCGATGGGCACTTGGCCCACGCCAGGGAACTGCTGGCAGCCGAACTCGAAGGGAACGCGGGACAGCGTTCCTGA
- a CDS encoding FAD-binding and (Fe-S)-binding domain-containing protein, translating into MERKSHTLIPTLRNALGNDDQLTQRAIDLHAYANDASHFLLTPQAVAIPNNAAEVGALLKASAELNLPLTFRSGGTSLSGQGVTDSLLVDVRKNFKDIEVLDNGMRVRVQPGVTVRALNARLALYGRKFGPDPASEVACTIGGVVANNSSGMHCGTVDNVYRTLESLVIVLTSGTVIDTGAPDANARLRALEPALFEGLEQLTRRVRSNPDSVARIKHQFSMKNTMGYGLNSFLDYEDPAQVLAHLIVGSEGTLGFVAEATFRTVPTYKHVTTSLLVFNDLFTANESLEALVGSGAATVELMDSLSLKVGQALPGSPAIVTDLDVQSHAAFLVEYTATNAEELAERQAAGMALANSLELSTPARFSPDAKTRAELWQLRKGLYASVAGARTQGTTALLEDVVVPVPALARTCAELSVLFERYGYENSVIFGHAKDGNVHFMLTDGFHTKDQIERYSAFTEDMVDLVLGEGGSLKAEHGTGRMMAPYVRRQYGDELYSVMRELKTLLDPAGLLNPGVILDEDPRAHLRHIKVTPAVDPEVDRCVACGYCEPVCPSRNLTLTPRQRIVTLRAIETARQAGDEKLVAELEKDYTYESVDTCAVDGMCQTACPVDINTGTLVKKLRAKEAGKLEGAVWNGAAKHWSTVTRGAGTALTIAVKIPVPLVLGANKAGRAVLGDDTLPLYSAELPAGGTRRARPAPAGEPVAVYFPACVNTMFGPADPAQPGIQESFSALAERTGVQLLVPTGIDSLCCGTPWSSKGMEAGHASMGERTVAALREASGNGELPILCDASSCTEGLRHSIETEVVPVGGKPLRIIDVVDYTAQHILPLLPAAQKVASLALHPTCSSTRLGLNPALQKVASAVADTVQVPESWGCCAFAGDRGMLHPELTASATEAQAAEVRAFGAAAHASCNRTCELGMTRATEQPYEHVLELLERATRP; encoded by the coding sequence ATGGAACGGAAGAGCCACACCTTGATTCCCACACTGCGCAATGCGCTGGGCAACGACGACCAGCTCACCCAGCGCGCCATCGACCTGCACGCCTACGCCAACGATGCCTCCCACTTCCTGCTGACACCGCAAGCCGTGGCGATCCCGAACAATGCGGCCGAGGTCGGCGCCCTGCTCAAGGCAAGTGCCGAGCTCAACCTGCCGCTGACGTTCCGCTCGGGTGGGACCTCGCTCTCGGGGCAGGGGGTCACCGACTCGCTGCTGGTCGACGTGCGAAAGAACTTCAAGGACATCGAGGTCCTGGACAACGGCATGCGCGTGCGGGTCCAGCCCGGGGTCACGGTACGTGCCCTGAACGCACGGCTGGCGCTCTACGGACGCAAGTTCGGTCCGGACCCGGCCTCCGAGGTGGCCTGCACCATCGGCGGGGTGGTGGCCAACAATTCCTCCGGGATGCACTGCGGAACCGTGGACAACGTCTACCGCACCCTGGAGTCGCTGGTCATCGTGCTCACCAGCGGAACCGTCATCGACACCGGCGCCCCCGATGCAAACGCGAGGCTCCGTGCCCTGGAGCCGGCGCTCTTTGAGGGACTTGAACAACTCACCCGGCGGGTACGGTCCAACCCCGACTCGGTGGCAAGAATCAAGCACCAGTTCTCCATGAAAAACACCATGGGATACGGGCTGAACTCGTTCCTGGACTACGAGGATCCCGCCCAGGTCCTGGCCCACCTGATCGTCGGTTCCGAGGGAACCCTCGGGTTCGTGGCCGAGGCGACGTTCAGGACCGTGCCCACCTACAAGCACGTGACCACGTCCCTGCTGGTTTTCAACGACCTCTTTACCGCCAACGAGTCCCTCGAAGCACTGGTGGGCTCGGGGGCAGCCACCGTGGAGCTCATGGATTCGCTCTCGTTGAAGGTCGGGCAGGCGCTGCCCGGGAGCCCGGCTATCGTCACCGACCTTGACGTGCAGTCGCATGCCGCGTTCCTGGTCGAATACACCGCAACAAATGCCGAGGAACTTGCCGAACGCCAAGCGGCGGGCATGGCGCTGGCGAACTCGCTCGAGCTCAGCACCCCGGCGCGGTTCAGCCCCGATGCCAAGACCCGCGCCGAGTTGTGGCAGCTGCGCAAGGGCCTCTATGCCTCGGTGGCGGGGGCGCGCACCCAGGGGACCACGGCCCTGCTGGAAGATGTGGTCGTGCCGGTTCCGGCACTGGCCAGGACCTGCGCCGAGCTCTCGGTGCTCTTCGAGCGGTACGGATACGAAAACTCGGTCATCTTCGGCCACGCCAAGGACGGCAACGTCCACTTCATGCTCACCGACGGTTTCCACACCAAGGACCAGATCGAGCGCTACTCGGCATTCACCGAGGACATGGTCGACCTGGTGCTCGGCGAGGGCGGCTCGCTCAAGGCCGAACACGGCACCGGCCGGATGATGGCACCCTATGTGCGCCGCCAATACGGCGACGAGCTCTACTCGGTCATGCGCGAGCTCAAGACCTTGCTTGACCCGGCGGGCCTGCTGAACCCCGGGGTCATCCTGGACGAGGACCCGCGGGCGCACCTGCGCCACATCAAGGTCACCCCGGCAGTGGATCCGGAGGTGGACCGTTGCGTGGCCTGCGGATACTGCGAGCCCGTCTGCCCCTCGCGAAACCTCACGCTGACACCGCGCCAGCGCATTGTCACGTTGCGGGCCATCGAGACCGCCCGGCAGGCCGGTGACGAAAAGCTGGTGGCCGAGCTCGAGAAGGACTACACCTACGAATCGGTGGACACCTGCGCGGTCGATGGCATGTGCCAGACCGCCTGCCCGGTGGACATCAACACGGGAACCCTGGTGAAAAAACTGCGCGCCAAGGAAGCCGGCAAGCTCGAGGGCGCGGTCTGGAACGGAGCCGCAAAACACTGGTCGACCGTGACCCGCGGCGCCGGCACGGCGCTGACCATTGCCGTGAAGATCCCGGTTCCGCTGGTGCTTGGCGCCAACAAGGCGGGTCGTGCGGTGCTGGGGGACGACACACTGCCGTTGTACTCCGCCGAGCTGCCCGCAGGAGGCACCCGGCGCGCACGCCCGGCACCGGCCGGTGAACCGGTCGCGGTGTACTTCCCGGCCTGCGTGAACACCATGTTCGGACCGGCGGACCCGGCCCAGCCCGGCATCCAGGAAAGCTTCAGCGCCCTGGCCGAACGCACCGGGGTTCAGCTGCTGGTGCCGACGGGCATCGATTCGCTGTGCTGCGGCACCCCGTGGTCCTCCAAGGGCATGGAAGCCGGGCACGCGAGCATGGGGGAGCGCACCGTGGCGGCACTGCGCGAAGCCAGCGGGAACGGGGAGCTGCCGATCCTGTGCGATGCCTCCTCATGCACCGAGGGGTTGCGCCACAGCATCGAAACCGAAGTGGTCCCGGTGGGCGGCAAGCCGCTGCGGATCATCGACGTGGTCGACTACACCGCGCAACACATCTTGCCGCTGCTGCCAGCAGCGCAGAAGGTGGCCTCCCTGGCGTTGCACCCGACCTGTTCCTCCACGCGCCTGGGACTGAACCCCGCGCTGCAGAAGGTCGCCTCGGCTGTGGCCGACACCGTGCAGGTCCCGGAGAGCTGGGGGTGCTGCGCGTTCGCCGGGGACCGCGGGATGCTGCACCCGGAGCTGACCGCCTCGGCCACCGAGGCGCAGGCCGCCGAGGTCCGGGCCTTCGGCGCGGCCGCGCACGCCTCGTGCAACCGGACCTGCGAGCTGGGCATGACCCGGGCGACGGAACAGCCCTACGAGCACGTGCTGGAATTGCTGGAGCGCGCCACTCGGCCGTAG
- a CDS encoding 1,4-dihydroxy-2-naphthoate polyprenyltransferase — protein MATIAQWVAGARLRTLPIVIAPVVIGTAAAVDTTGKLAWFEAVLALVVGLLLQVGVNYSNDYSDGIRGTDDVRVGPLRLTGSGLADPTTVRNAAFACFGLAGIVGAFLVVYTGSWPLLLVGVAAIVAAWGYTGGKNPYGYRGLGEVFVFIFFGLVATLGTAYTQAHQLTLPAYIGAVGTGLIATALLMANNIRDIPTDKEVGKMTLAVRLGDEAARISYVMMLAVAILLPLVLVSTHPWMWLILLTALLGGMPSWTVLRRHEPGALIPVLKQTGIINLAYAALFTVAIVMDKALA, from the coding sequence GTGGCTACGATTGCCCAGTGGGTAGCGGGGGCACGCCTGCGCACCCTGCCCATTGTGATTGCCCCGGTAGTCATCGGAACCGCGGCCGCCGTGGACACCACGGGGAAGCTGGCCTGGTTCGAAGCCGTCCTGGCCCTGGTGGTGGGCCTGTTGCTGCAGGTCGGGGTGAACTACTCCAACGACTACTCCGACGGGATCCGCGGCACCGATGACGTGCGCGTGGGTCCGCTGCGCTTGACCGGCTCGGGCCTGGCCGATCCGACCACCGTCCGCAACGCGGCCTTCGCCTGCTTCGGGCTGGCCGGCATCGTCGGCGCTTTCCTCGTGGTGTACACCGGATCCTGGCCGCTGCTGCTCGTGGGCGTCGCGGCCATCGTCGCGGCGTGGGGCTACACCGGCGGCAAGAACCCCTATGGCTACCGGGGGCTCGGCGAGGTGTTCGTCTTCATCTTCTTCGGCCTCGTGGCCACCCTGGGCACCGCCTACACCCAGGCCCACCAGCTCACCCTGCCGGCATACATCGGGGCCGTGGGCACCGGACTCATCGCCACCGCCCTGCTGATGGCCAACAACATCCGCGACATCCCCACCGACAAGGAAGTCGGCAAGATGACCCTGGCCGTGCGGCTGGGCGACGAGGCGGCACGCATCAGCTACGTGATGATGCTGGCCGTGGCGATCCTGCTGCCGCTGGTGCTGGTGTCCACCCATCCGTGGATGTGGCTGATCCTGCTCACCGCGTTGCTGGGCGGCATGCCGAGCTGGACCGTGCTGCGCAGGCACGAGCCCGGCGCCCTGATCCCGGTGCTCAAGCAGACCGGCATCATCAACCTTGCCTACGCCGCGTTGTTCACCGTGGCCATCGTGATGGACAAGGCCCTGGCCTAG
- a CDS encoding short-chain fatty acid transporter: protein MSKTATPQGGTAISRAMRPINNLVERFIPSAFVFAIALTFIVAILALLITGSSPLLIVQSWGDGLAGLLAFITQMALVLMLGFILANTRPVRKLLRFLGRIPKNPLQGYVFVFLVAAVASLITWGLGLVVGGLLAREVAAQGRERGIRFHFPMLVAAGFAGFVVWHMGYSGSGPLTAATPDSFIAKQLGGPLSISETTFSSWNMIATVATIILVAASLYLVAPRGNDKIVELVQDAREELVAVDDEVSTPADRLDASRLPTLLLGVMLLAYLVIHFSTGGTLTLDIVNWSFLALILLLVRSPFELMALTKHAASNVGEILLQFPLYAGILGIMTGTGLIQVLSDVFVSISTPQTFGVLAFLSAGLVNFFVPSGGGQFAVQAPIMLTAAAELGVDPSIPIMAVAYGDQWTNMIQPFWALPLLAIAGLKMRDILGYTTIVLIASGIVFAATLLIVSL, encoded by the coding sequence ATGAGCAAAACCGCCACACCGCAAGGTGGAACAGCGATCTCACGGGCCATGCGGCCCATCAACAACCTTGTTGAACGATTCATCCCCTCGGCCTTTGTCTTCGCCATCGCCCTGACCTTCATCGTCGCCATCCTCGCGCTGTTGATCACCGGCTCCAGCCCGCTGCTCATCGTGCAAAGCTGGGGCGACGGGCTGGCCGGGCTGTTGGCCTTCATCACCCAAATGGCCCTGGTGCTGATGCTCGGATTCATCCTGGCCAACACCCGGCCCGTGCGAAAGCTCCTGCGGTTCCTGGGGCGCATCCCCAAGAACCCGCTCCAGGGCTACGTGTTCGTGTTCCTCGTGGCCGCAGTGGCCTCCCTGATCACGTGGGGCCTGGGACTTGTGGTCGGCGGCCTGCTGGCCAGGGAAGTCGCCGCCCAGGGACGCGAACGCGGCATCCGCTTCCACTTCCCGATGCTCGTGGCCGCGGGATTCGCCGGGTTCGTGGTCTGGCACATGGGCTACTCCGGCTCCGGGCCGCTGACCGCCGCCACTCCCGACTCGTTCATCGCCAAGCAGCTCGGCGGGCCGCTCTCGATCTCGGAGACCACCTTCTCCTCCTGGAACATGATCGCCACGGTGGCCACCATCATCCTGGTCGCTGCCTCCCTGTACCTGGTGGCTCCGCGCGGGAACGACAAGATCGTGGAATTGGTCCAGGACGCCCGCGAGGAACTCGTGGCCGTCGACGACGAGGTCAGCACGCCCGCCGACCGCCTGGACGCCAGCCGGCTGCCCACGTTGCTGTTGGGCGTGATGCTGCTGGCCTACCTGGTCATCCACTTCTCCACCGGCGGCACCCTGACCCTGGACATTGTGAACTGGTCCTTCCTGGCGCTGATCCTGTTGCTGGTGCGCAGCCCCTTCGAGCTGATGGCGCTGACCAAGCACGCGGCATCGAACGTCGGCGAGATCCTGCTGCAGTTCCCGCTTTACGCCGGGATCCTGGGCATCATGACCGGCACCGGCCTGATCCAGGTGCTCTCCGACGTATTCGTGTCGATCTCCACGCCGCAGACCTTCGGCGTGCTGGCATTCCTCTCGGCCGGGCTGGTGAACTTCTTCGTCCCCTCCGGCGGCGGGCAGTTCGCCGTGCAGGCGCCGATCATGCTCACGGCGGCCGCCGAACTCGGCGTGGACCCGTCCATCCCCATCATGGCGGTGGCCTACGGCGACCAGTGGACCAATATGATCCAGCCCTTCTGGGCCCTGCCGCTGCTGGCCATTGCGGGATTGAAGATGCGTGACATCCTGGGCTACACCACGATCGTGCTGATCGCCTCGGGCATTGTTTTTGCCGCAACGCTGCTGATCGTTTCGCTCTAG
- a CDS encoding AMP-binding protein: MNPDSALVALSASLNEDGPAVEILPGTTNNDYLVNPVDETELEGLEEIAAVVRTSGSTGTPKRTALSVEALATSSMATAEYLGFEGQWLLALPLHYVAGLAVLTRSLYAGTRPWAMDLDTGFDAAGFNEAACALTDSRRLVSLVPTQLQRLLTEPTDETLATLRRFDAILLGGARAPRAVLEEAAKHSLKLHLTYGSSETAGGCVYNARALPGVEVKTVDGRIWLGGPTIASGYLGNPGLTAKHFTVDDSGVRWYATEDLGSYTDGVLSVTGRADDVIITGGVKVSAAEVQHVLESVPGVSAVAVVPVPDAQWGQQIGAAYAGNAAQESMAAAVRQALGAAAVPRRMMNLPSLPLLPNGKVDRMQLASDLAASSD; encoded by the coding sequence ATGAATCCAGATTCCGCGCTCGTTGCCCTGTCCGCCTCGCTCAACGAGGACGGCCCCGCGGTGGAAATCCTGCCCGGCACCACCAACAACGACTACCTGGTGAACCCCGTGGACGAGACGGAGCTGGAGGGCCTGGAGGAAATCGCGGCGGTGGTGCGCACCTCGGGTTCCACCGGAACCCCGAAGCGCACCGCGCTGTCCGTGGAGGCCCTGGCCACCTCGTCCATGGCAACTGCCGAATACCTGGGTTTCGAGGGCCAGTGGCTGCTGGCCCTGCCCCTGCACTACGTTGCCGGGCTCGCGGTGCTCACCCGCAGCCTCTACGCCGGCACCCGCCCCTGGGCCATGGACCTGGACACCGGCTTCGACGCCGCCGGGTTCAACGAGGCGGCCTGCGCCCTGACCGATTCCAGGCGACTGGTCTCCCTGGTTCCCACGCAGCTGCAGCGCCTGCTCACCGAGCCGACTGATGAAACCCTGGCCACGCTGCGGCGCTTCGACGCGATCCTGCTCGGAGGGGCGCGCGCACCGCGGGCCGTCCTGGAGGAGGCGGCCAAGCACTCGCTGAAGCTCCACCTCACCTACGGGTCCAGCGAGACCGCCGGCGGCTGCGTCTACAACGCCCGCGCACTTCCCGGGGTCGAGGTCAAGACCGTCGATGGCCGGATCTGGCTGGGCGGACCCACCATCGCCTCCGGCTACCTCGGCAACCCCGGGCTGACAGCCAAGCACTTCACCGTCGATGATTCAGGCGTGCGCTGGTACGCGACAGAAGACCTGGGCAGCTACACCGACGGCGTGCTGTCGGTGACCGGACGCGCCGACGACGTGATCATCACCGGCGGGGTGAAGGTCTCCGCCGCAGAGGTCCAGCACGTCCTGGAATCAGTGCCCGGCGTGTCGGCGGTGGCGGTGGTTCCGGTGCCCGATGCGCAGTGGGGTCAGCAGATCGGTGCCGCCTATGCGGGGAACGCCGCCCAGGAGTCCATGGCCGCAGCGGTGCGCCAAGCGCTCGGCGCCGCGGCGGTGCCCCGGCGGATGATGAACCTGCCGTCGTTGCCGCTACTGCCCAACGGCAAGGTCGACCGGATGCAGCTGGCCTCCGACTTGGCTGCCTCCTCGGACTGA
- a CDS encoding 1,4-dihydroxy-2-naphthoyl-CoA synthase, with amino-acid sequence MSTVESAPQLPAKVSDIFDPVQWRVVEGFDLEDMTYHRQVERDADGNIVRDLPTVRIAFNRPEVRNAFRPGTVDELYRIMDHARMSSDVATVLLTGNGPSAKDGGHSFCSGGDQRIRGRDGYRYAEGETADSIDPARAGRLHILEVQRLMRTMPKVVIAVVNGWAAGGGHSLHVVSDLTIASRQHGKFKQTDATVGSFDAGYGSALLARQVGQKNARSIFFLAREHSAEDMVAMGAVNEAVDHARLEEVALEYAADIARQSPQAIRMLKFAFNLADDGLAGQQVFAGEATRMAYMTDEAVEGRDAFLQKRNPDWSGHPYYF; translated from the coding sequence GTGAGCACCGTTGAATCCGCACCCCAGTTGCCAGCCAAGGTTTCCGACATCTTCGACCCCGTGCAGTGGCGCGTTGTCGAGGGCTTCGACCTTGAAGACATGACCTACCACCGCCAGGTCGAGCGCGACGCCGACGGCAACATCGTCCGCGACCTGCCGACCGTGCGCATCGCCTTCAACCGCCCCGAGGTCCGCAACGCGTTCCGCCCAGGCACGGTCGACGAGCTCTACCGCATCATGGACCACGCCCGCATGAGCTCGGACGTGGCAACGGTATTGCTCACCGGCAACGGCCCCTCGGCCAAGGACGGCGGGCACTCGTTCTGCTCCGGCGGGGACCAGCGCATCCGCGGCCGCGACGGCTACCGCTACGCCGAGGGCGAGACCGCCGACTCGATCGACCCGGCACGCGCCGGACGCCTGCACATCCTCGAGGTCCAGCGCCTGATGCGCACCATGCCCAAGGTCGTCATTGCCGTGGTCAACGGCTGGGCCGCCGGCGGCGGGCACTCGCTGCACGTCGTCTCGGACCTGACCATCGCCTCGCGCCAGCACGGCAAGTTCAAGCAGACCGACGCCACCGTCGGTTCCTTCGACGCCGGCTACGGCTCGGCCCTGCTGGCACGCCAGGTCGGGCAAAAGAACGCCCGATCGATCTTCTTCCTTGCCCGCGAGCACTCCGCGGAGGACATGGTGGCCATGGGAGCTGTCAACGAGGCCGTCGACCACGCCCGCCTCGAGGAAGTCGCCCTTGAATACGCCGCGGACATCGCACGTCAGTCCCCGCAGGCCATCCGCATGCTCAAGTTCGCCTTCAACCTGGCCGACGACGGGCTGGCCGGCCAGCAGGTCTTCGCCGGCGAGGCCACCCGCATGGCCTACATGACCGACGAGGCCGTCGAGGGACGGGACGCCTTCTTGCAAAAGCGCAACCCCGACTGGTCCGGCCACCCGTACTACTTCTAG